From Diaminobutyricibacter sp. McL0608, one genomic window encodes:
- a CDS encoding MFS transporter, producing the protein METIRTNRLVPTILCWAVVALDGFDLVVLGTVIPTLLATGELGFDPAAATIIATVGLVGVGLGAFLIGPMTDAYGRRRPIIVCVLVFSVCTLAVAAAPNTLVFGILRFVAGLGLGACLPTAIAFVGEFAPPRRSGRAVTLTMTGYHVGAVVTALLALVIIPDWRVMFLIGGIAGLVVLPLLWLALPESSSFSEDRPGAQRRAPASAARELLRRKYLPLNVAIWSASFMGLLLVYGLNTWLPELMRSAGYDLGNSLAFLMVLNLGAVAGLLLAGVVGDRLGIRRVAATWFLLAAVFLAVLSIRMNHVAVLYIAVFITGVFVFSAQVLVYAFVNGAYPSSVRGTALGFSAGIGRAGAIVGPLITGALVGLGIAYPWGFYVFAIAAVLAMVVLSAIPRTRRSAGTPALSSQMELGSLPQQ; encoded by the coding sequence ATGGAAACGATCCGCACCAATCGACTAGTGCCGACCATCCTCTGCTGGGCGGTCGTCGCCCTCGACGGATTCGACCTGGTCGTCCTCGGCACTGTCATCCCGACCCTTCTCGCCACGGGCGAGCTCGGCTTCGATCCCGCTGCGGCCACGATCATCGCGACGGTCGGGCTGGTCGGCGTCGGCCTCGGGGCCTTCCTGATCGGGCCGATGACCGACGCCTACGGCAGACGGCGACCGATCATCGTGTGCGTGCTGGTGTTCTCGGTCTGCACGCTGGCGGTCGCTGCCGCACCGAACACCCTCGTCTTCGGGATCCTTCGTTTCGTCGCAGGGCTCGGGCTGGGTGCCTGCCTGCCCACCGCGATCGCGTTCGTCGGCGAATTCGCACCCCCGCGCCGAAGCGGCCGGGCCGTCACCCTCACGATGACCGGCTACCACGTCGGCGCCGTCGTCACCGCACTGCTTGCGCTCGTCATCATCCCGGACTGGCGGGTGATGTTCCTCATCGGCGGAATCGCCGGTCTCGTCGTGCTGCCCCTGCTCTGGCTCGCCCTTCCCGAGTCGTCGAGCTTCAGCGAGGACCGGCCCGGCGCACAGCGCCGCGCCCCGGCGAGTGCGGCCCGCGAGCTGCTGCGCAGAAAGTACCTGCCGCTCAACGTCGCGATCTGGAGCGCGTCGTTCATGGGGCTGCTCCTCGTCTACGGGCTGAACACCTGGCTTCCCGAGCTGATGAGATCGGCGGGATACGATCTGGGCAACTCTCTGGCCTTTCTCATGGTCCTCAATCTCGGGGCGGTGGCTGGGCTCCTGCTCGCCGGAGTCGTCGGCGATCGCCTCGGCATCAGGCGCGTCGCGGCGACCTGGTTCCTGCTGGCGGCCGTATTCCTTGCCGTGCTGAGCATCCGGATGAACCACGTCGCCGTGCTGTACATCGCGGTCTTCATCACGGGAGTCTTCGTCTTCTCGGCCCAGGTGCTCGTCTATGCCTTCGTGAACGGTGCGTACCCGTCATCGGTCCGCGGTACGGCGTTGGGGTTCTCGGCAGGAATCGGACGGGCGGGGGCCATCGTCGGTCCGCTGATCACCGGCGCGCTGGTCGGGCTCGGAATCGCATACCCGTGGGGCTTCTACGTTTTCGCGATCGCCGCTGTGCTCGCCATGGTCGTCCTCAGTGCGATCCCGCGAACAAGGCGCTCCGCGGGGACACCCGCGTTGTCCTCACAGATGGAGCTGGGCAGTCTCCCGCAGCAGTGA
- a CDS encoding phosphoribosyl-ATP diphosphatase yields MKTFDDLFAELSDKATARPAGSGTVRELDAGVHAIGKKIVEEAAEVWMAAEYETDDRTAEEISQLLYHLQVLMLAKGLTTADVYRHL; encoded by the coding sequence GTGAAAACCTTCGACGACCTCTTCGCCGAGCTCAGCGACAAGGCCACCGCCCGGCCGGCAGGTTCCGGAACCGTGCGCGAGCTCGATGCGGGGGTGCACGCCATCGGAAAGAAGATCGTCGAGGAAGCCGCCGAGGTCTGGATGGCCGCCGAATACGAGACGGACGACCGCACAGCCGAGGAGATCTCGCAGCTGCTGTACCACCTCCAGGTACTCATGCTGGCGAAGGGACTGACCACGGCCGACGTGTATCGACATCTGTGA
- the hisG gene encoding ATP phosphoribosyltransferase has translation MLKIAVPNKGSLSETAAQMLHEAGYVGRRDPKELIVADPRNDVEFFYLRPRDIATYVGSGALDVGITGRDLLLDSGSAAAEIAALDFAASTFRFAGPTGVFTDLEDLIEKRVATSYPGLVGDFLAANGVTADLIRLDGAVESAVRLGVADAVADVVETGSTLRKQGLEIFGPVILESEAVLISSPSNATGIDTLLRRLQGVMVARQFVLIDYDLPARLLEQAVALTPGIESPTVSPLRDPEWVAVRAMVKRDGTNHIMDDLYELGARAILVTPIHAARI, from the coding sequence ATGCTCAAGATCGCCGTCCCCAACAAAGGCTCCCTCTCCGAGACCGCAGCCCAGATGCTGCACGAGGCAGGCTACGTCGGCCGCCGCGACCCGAAGGAGCTGATCGTCGCCGATCCGCGCAACGACGTCGAATTCTTCTATCTGCGCCCGCGTGACATCGCGACCTATGTCGGGTCAGGCGCGCTCGATGTCGGGATCACCGGTCGCGACCTGCTCCTCGACTCCGGTTCCGCCGCCGCCGAGATCGCGGCCCTCGATTTCGCCGCGTCCACGTTCCGGTTCGCCGGCCCGACCGGGGTCTTCACCGACCTTGAGGACCTCATCGAGAAGCGGGTCGCGACGAGCTACCCGGGACTCGTCGGCGACTTCCTGGCCGCCAACGGCGTCACCGCCGACCTGATCCGCCTCGATGGCGCCGTCGAGTCCGCGGTGCGACTCGGGGTAGCGGATGCTGTGGCCGACGTCGTGGAGACGGGTTCCACCCTTCGCAAACAGGGCCTCGAGATCTTCGGGCCGGTCATCCTCGAATCCGAAGCGGTGCTGATCTCCTCGCCCTCGAACGCGACCGGCATCGACACCCTGCTCCGTCGTCTTCAGGGCGTGATGGTCGCGCGCCAGTTCGTGCTGATCGACTACGACCTGCCCGCGCGACTCCTGGAGCAGGCTGTCGCCCTGACCCCCGGGATCGAGTCGCCGACCGTCTCCCCGTTGCGCGACCCCGAGTGGGTGGCGGTGCGGGCGATGGTCAAGCGCGACGGCACGAACCACATCATGGACGACCTGTACGAGCTCGGCGCCCGGGCGATCCTGGTGACGCCCATCCACGCTGCGCGGATCTGA
- the hisF gene encoding imidazole glycerol phosphate synthase subunit HisF — MSLSVRVIPCLDVADGRVVKGVNFQNLRDAGDPVALARSYYEQGADELTFLDVTATVDNRVTTYDVVRATAEQVFIPLTVGGGVRSTDDVARLLASGADKVGVNSAAIARPELVAEIADRFGAQVLVLSLDVKRSPATASGFVVTTHGGRTETTLDALDWAARAIELGAGELLVNSIDADGTKAGFDLELIGLMRGISSVPVIASGGAGAVTDFAPAIAAGADAVLAASVFHSGEMTVGDVKRELAQAGMEVRS, encoded by the coding sequence ATGTCGCTCTCGGTCAGGGTCATCCCGTGCCTCGACGTGGCCGACGGCCGCGTCGTCAAGGGCGTCAACTTCCAGAACCTCCGTGACGCCGGCGACCCCGTCGCGCTCGCGCGCTCGTACTACGAGCAGGGCGCCGACGAACTCACCTTCCTCGATGTGACCGCCACTGTCGACAACCGGGTGACCACCTACGACGTCGTGCGCGCGACCGCCGAACAGGTGTTCATCCCGCTCACGGTCGGTGGGGGAGTGCGCAGCACCGACGACGTGGCCCGTCTGCTCGCCAGCGGAGCGGACAAGGTCGGCGTGAACAGCGCGGCCATCGCACGGCCGGAGCTCGTCGCCGAGATCGCCGACCGGTTCGGCGCCCAGGTGCTCGTGCTGTCGCTCGATGTCAAACGGTCGCCGGCCACCGCATCCGGGTTCGTCGTGACGACCCACGGAGGCCGCACCGAGACCACGCTCGACGCGCTCGACTGGGCTGCGCGGGCGATCGAACTCGGCGCCGGGGAGCTGCTGGTCAACTCGATCGACGCCGACGGCACCAAGGCCGGCTTCGACCTGGAGCTCATCGGACTCATGCGCGGGATCAGCTCCGTGCCCGTGATCGCCTCCGGGGGAGCGGGCGCGGTCACCGACTTCGCCCCGGCCATCGCCGCAGGAGCGGATGCTGTACTCGCCGCGAGCGTCTTCCACTCCGGTGAGATGACGGTCGGGGACGTGAAGCGCGAACTCGCGCAGGCAGGAATGGAGGTCCGCTCGTGA
- the hisI gene encoding phosphoribosyl-AMP cyclohydrolase, translated as MTGSVDRAIIERVAFNREGLVPAIIQQWDTGEVLMMGWMDEEAFRRTLTEGRVTFWSRSRGEYWRKGDTSGNVQYVKGAALDCDGDTLLVKVEQIGVACHTGTRTCFDADQLAPVVGNAPTDS; from the coding sequence GTGACCGGATCCGTGGATCGTGCGATCATCGAGAGGGTCGCCTTCAACCGTGAGGGCCTGGTGCCGGCGATCATCCAGCAGTGGGACACCGGCGAGGTGCTCATGATGGGGTGGATGGACGAGGAGGCGTTCCGGCGCACCCTCACCGAGGGCCGTGTGACCTTCTGGTCACGGTCGCGCGGAGAATACTGGCGCAAGGGCGACACCTCCGGGAACGTGCAGTACGTCAAGGGCGCTGCCCTCGACTGCGATGGAGATACCCTGTTGGTGAAGGTGGAGCAGATCGGCGTCGCCTGCCACACCGGCACCCGCACGTGCTTCGACGCCGACCAGCTCGCGCCCGTCGTCGGCAACGCACCGACCGATTCCTGA
- a CDS encoding anthranilate synthase component I, whose protein sequence is MTSATGSLAATGSTTATDFQALLSAHRVVPVVRELFADGETPVGIYRKLAAGKPGTFLLESAEQGGIWSRFSFVGASSFGVLTQDGDEVSWLDYGVSRERALGTTETVAPLVALAHLYERWQTPRIEGLPPLTGGLVGFIGWEAIRQIERLPDQPVADFSVPGQALCFAADVVAIDHRYGTVKLIANVLNDGVDDADVMWAQAQTRLDAMQAGLAQPAEAWLAEVDLSTPAHPVSRTERDDFLAAVVTAKRHIHDGDVFQVVISQRFELDCPAHPIDVYRVLRSLNPSPYMYLLTLERPDGGEYAIVGSSPEALFKVQNGRAFTHPIAGSKPRGATPEEDLELETTLLSDDKERAEHLMLVDLARNDLLKVCAAGSVEVTEFMRIERFSHIMHIVSSVEGDLLPGATAIDVFRATFPAGTLSGAPKPRALEIIDALEPAQRGVYGGVIGYFGFAGDADLAIAIRTATIMDGVARVQAGGGLVADSDPVSEFQESQNKAAAPLRAVAVANAMRRVK, encoded by the coding sequence ATGACCTCCGCAACCGGATCGCTGGCCGCGACAGGCTCGACCACGGCCACCGATTTCCAGGCACTCCTGTCCGCCCACCGCGTCGTTCCAGTCGTCCGCGAGCTCTTCGCCGACGGTGAGACCCCGGTCGGCATCTACCGCAAGCTCGCGGCCGGCAAGCCGGGCACGTTCCTGCTCGAGTCGGCGGAGCAGGGCGGTATCTGGTCGCGGTTCTCCTTCGTCGGCGCGTCGTCGTTCGGGGTGCTCACGCAGGACGGCGATGAGGTCTCCTGGCTCGACTACGGCGTCTCGCGCGAACGTGCACTCGGCACGACCGAGACGGTTGCGCCGCTCGTCGCTCTCGCACACCTTTACGAGCGATGGCAGACGCCGCGGATCGAGGGCCTCCCTCCGCTCACCGGAGGCCTCGTCGGTTTCATCGGGTGGGAGGCGATCCGCCAGATCGAGCGTCTGCCCGACCAGCCGGTCGCCGATTTCAGCGTTCCCGGCCAGGCGCTCTGCTTCGCGGCGGATGTCGTCGCGATCGATCACCGGTACGGCACCGTGAAGCTCATCGCGAACGTCCTCAATGACGGCGTCGACGACGCCGACGTGATGTGGGCACAGGCACAGACGCGGCTGGATGCGATGCAGGCCGGTCTCGCGCAGCCGGCGGAGGCCTGGCTGGCAGAAGTCGACCTCTCCACGCCCGCGCACCCGGTCTCGCGCACCGAACGGGACGACTTCCTGGCCGCTGTCGTCACCGCGAAGCGGCACATCCACGACGGCGATGTGTTCCAGGTCGTCATCTCCCAGCGCTTCGAACTCGACTGCCCGGCGCATCCGATCGACGTCTACCGCGTGCTCCGCAGCCTGAACCCCAGCCCGTACATGTACCTGCTGACGCTCGAGCGACCGGATGGGGGAGAGTACGCGATCGTCGGAAGCTCACCCGAGGCGCTCTTCAAGGTGCAGAACGGGCGCGCGTTCACGCATCCGATCGCCGGCTCCAAGCCGCGCGGCGCCACACCGGAGGAAGACCTCGAACTGGAGACGACGCTTCTCAGCGACGACAAGGAGCGCGCCGAGCACCTGATGCTCGTCGACCTCGCCCGCAACGACCTGCTCAAAGTCTGTGCCGCCGGCTCTGTCGAGGTCACCGAGTTCATGCGGATCGAGCGGTTCAGCCACATCATGCACATCGTCTCGTCGGTCGAAGGCGACCTCCTGCCCGGCGCGACGGCCATCGACGTGTTCCGTGCGACGTTCCCTGCCGGAACCCTCTCCGGGGCTCCGAAGCCGCGGGCACTCGAGATCATCGACGCGCTCGAGCCGGCGCAGCGAGGTGTCTACGGGGGCGTGATCGGGTATTTCGGCTTCGCAGGAGATGCCGACCTGGCCATCGCGATCCGCACCGCGACGATCATGGACGGGGTGGCACGCGTGCAGGCCGGCGGGGGTCTCGTCGCCGATTCCGACCCGGTGAGCGAGTTCCAGGAGTCGCAGAACAAAGCGGCGGCCCCTCTCCGCGCCGTCGCGGTCGCGAACGCAATGCGACGGGTGAAGTGA
- a CDS encoding Trp biosynthesis-associated membrane protein has product MSDEATTDESRAGSRRAKYTTMLAIVVGAGLALLASTQPWITVHLASAANHAGDVVVQGSAAAPALTALSLAGLALAAALAIAGPVVRIVLAALGVLIAVSVALSAGIALGDPVQAAAAAITSASGVSGGSSVARLAESVDVSAWPWIAIAGGVVIAVASIAVMVTSRRWPGPSRRYQAVRFEDADSSAAENPAGTDSDAAPEATTAENPSAASDRSGQGVALDRDSAIDSWDELSRGEDPTR; this is encoded by the coding sequence ATGAGCGACGAGGCGACCACAGACGAGAGCCGGGCGGGCAGCCGCCGGGCCAAATACACGACCATGCTGGCGATCGTCGTGGGAGCCGGACTCGCGCTGCTCGCATCGACTCAGCCGTGGATCACCGTGCACCTGGCGTCCGCGGCGAACCACGCCGGCGATGTGGTCGTGCAGGGGTCCGCAGCGGCTCCCGCACTGACCGCGCTCTCACTCGCCGGCCTGGCCCTGGCGGCCGCGCTCGCGATCGCCGGACCCGTCGTGCGGATCGTCCTCGCCGCCCTCGGCGTCCTGATAGCCGTCTCCGTCGCCCTGTCCGCGGGGATCGCCCTCGGAGACCCGGTACAGGCCGCCGCCGCAGCGATCACGAGCGCCTCGGGCGTCTCCGGCGGATCCTCGGTCGCCCGCCTCGCCGAAAGCGTGGACGTGTCGGCCTGGCCCTGGATCGCGATCGCAGGTGGCGTGGTCATCGCCGTCGCGAGCATCGCCGTGATGGTCACCTCGCGGCGCTGGCCCGGTCCCTCGCGCCGCTACCAGGCCGTGCGATTCGAGGATGCCGACAGCTCGGCCGCTGAGAACCCGGCTGGGACCGACAGCGATGCGGCCCCTGAGGCAACGACCGCAGAGAATCCGTCCGCTGCATCCGATCGGTCGGGACAGGGCGTCGCGCTCGACCGTGACTCGGCCATCGACAGCTGGGATGAGCTCAGCCGCGGGGAAGACCCCACGCGCTGA
- a CDS encoding DUF6704 family protein, translating to MSTESVEPGHGHSPAAWTAVIIMLIAFAIGTVAFFLDLPFVVWGAAGLAVVGLIVGWIMARAGYGVNGDKYTPKEH from the coding sequence ATGAGCACGGAGTCAGTGGAGCCAGGACACGGGCACTCGCCGGCAGCCTGGACGGCCGTCATCATCATGCTCATCGCGTTCGCGATCGGTACCGTGGCGTTCTTCCTCGACCTTCCGTTCGTCGTCTGGGGAGCCGCCGGCCTCGCCGTCGTCGGTCTCATCGTCGGCTGGATCATGGCCCGCGCCGGCTACGGCGTCAACGGCGACAAATACACCCCGAAAGAACACTGA
- the trpC gene encoding indole-3-glycerol phosphate synthase TrpC, which produces MLSDLVAGALADAERRRAERPLELVEASAHDRSPALDALTALQPADRVKIIAEVKRASPSRGTLAEITDPASLAVSYETGGASAISVLTEERRFLGSLSDLEAVRASVSLPVLRKDFIAEPYQVFEARAAGADIVLLIVAALDQPTLQSLFDLSTSLGMTTLVETHSADEVSRALDIGASLVGVNARNLSTFELDRNLFGTLADQIPSGVIRVAESAVKTAGDVAHYRASGADVVLVGEALVTSDPVATLEEFLVV; this is translated from the coding sequence GTGCTCTCCGACCTCGTCGCCGGAGCGCTTGCCGATGCTGAACGTCGACGGGCCGAACGGCCCCTGGAACTCGTCGAAGCCTCAGCGCACGACCGTTCTCCGGCGCTCGACGCCCTGACAGCGCTTCAGCCCGCCGATCGCGTCAAGATCATCGCGGAGGTGAAGCGTGCGAGTCCGTCGCGCGGAACACTGGCAGAGATCACGGATCCGGCCTCGCTCGCCGTCTCGTATGAGACCGGAGGCGCCAGCGCCATCAGCGTGCTGACCGAGGAGCGTCGATTCCTGGGGTCGCTCTCCGACCTCGAAGCGGTCCGTGCCAGCGTCAGCCTCCCCGTCCTCCGCAAGGACTTCATCGCCGAGCCGTACCAGGTGTTCGAGGCGCGGGCAGCGGGAGCCGACATCGTGCTCCTCATCGTCGCCGCGCTCGACCAGCCGACCCTGCAGTCGCTCTTCGACCTGTCCACTTCGCTCGGGATGACGACGCTTGTCGAGACGCATTCCGCAGACGAGGTCAGCCGAGCGCTCGACATCGGCGCCAGTCTCGTCGGCGTCAACGCCCGCAACCTGTCGACCTTCGAGCTGGATCGCAACCTCTTCGGCACCCTCGCCGACCAGATCCCGTCCGGCGTCATCCGGGTCGCAGAGTCCGCCGTCAAGACGGCCGGCGATGTGGCCCATTATCGCGCGAGCGGCGCAGACGTCGTCCTCGTCGGCGAAGCGCTCGTCACGAGCGACCCCGTCGCAACCCTCGAAGAATTCCTGGTGGTCTGA
- the trpB gene encoding tryptophan synthase subunit beta, whose product MSLREETGPYFGDFGGRFVPESLVAALDELSAAWEQAKIDPAFTEELDFLNRTYTGRPSIITEVPQFAAHAGGARIILKREDLNHTGSHKINNVLGQAILTKRIGKTRVIAETGAGQHGVATATAAALFGMECVIYMGEVDTERQALNVARMRLLGAEVIAVKTGSRTLKDAINEAMRDWVTNVENTNYIFGTVAGPHPFPAMVRDLQKIIGEEAREQVLALTGRLPDAVAACVGGGSNAIGIFHAFLDDPGVALYGFEAGGEGAETPRHAATITKGRPGVLHGARSMLLQDEDGQTIESHSISAGLDYPGVGPEHAWLASIGRAQYRPVTDAAAMDALRLLSRTEGIIPAIESSHALAGALELGRQLGPEWIILVNLSGRGDKDMETAGKYFGLIDENAVQS is encoded by the coding sequence ATGTCCCTCCGTGAAGAAACGGGCCCGTATTTCGGCGACTTCGGCGGACGATTCGTCCCCGAGTCACTTGTCGCCGCGCTCGACGAGCTCTCAGCAGCCTGGGAGCAGGCCAAGATCGACCCGGCGTTCACGGAGGAGCTCGACTTCCTGAACCGCACATATACGGGCCGTCCGTCGATCATCACCGAGGTGCCGCAGTTCGCAGCCCACGCCGGCGGGGCCCGCATCATCCTCAAGCGCGAAGACCTGAACCACACCGGCTCGCACAAGATCAACAACGTGCTCGGGCAGGCCATCCTGACCAAGCGCATCGGCAAGACACGCGTGATCGCGGAGACCGGGGCCGGGCAGCACGGCGTCGCGACGGCGACCGCAGCCGCGCTCTTCGGCATGGAGTGCGTGATCTACATGGGCGAGGTCGACACCGAGCGCCAGGCGCTGAACGTCGCCAGGATGCGGCTCCTCGGAGCCGAGGTCATCGCCGTCAAGACCGGCTCGCGCACTCTCAAGGACGCGATCAACGAGGCGATGCGCGACTGGGTCACCAACGTCGAGAACACCAACTACATCTTCGGGACGGTCGCAGGGCCCCACCCGTTCCCCGCCATGGTGCGCGACCTCCAGAAGATCATCGGCGAAGAGGCGCGTGAACAGGTGCTCGCCCTCACCGGACGCCTTCCGGATGCCGTAGCCGCGTGCGTCGGCGGCGGCTCGAACGCCATCGGCATCTTCCACGCTTTCCTCGACGACCCAGGAGTCGCCCTATACGGCTTCGAAGCCGGGGGAGAGGGCGCCGAGACTCCGCGGCACGCAGCCACGATCACGAAGGGCCGGCCCGGCGTTCTACACGGTGCGCGAAGCATGCTGCTGCAGGACGAAGACGGGCAGACCATCGAGTCGCACTCGATCTCCGCCGGGCTCGACTACCCGGGCGTCGGCCCGGAGCACGCGTGGCTTGCGAGCATCGGACGCGCCCAGTACCGTCCTGTGACGGATGCTGCAGCAATGGATGCGCTCCGGCTGCTCAGCCGCACCGAAGGCATCATTCCCGCGATCGAGTCATCGCACGCCCTTGCAGGAGCCCTCGAGCTCGGGCGCCAGCTGGGACCAGAGTGGATCATCCTCGTGAACCTCAGCGGCCGTGGCGACAAAGACATGGAGACCGCCGGAAAGTACTTCGGCCTGATCGACGAGAACGCGGTGCAGTCGTGA
- the trpA gene encoding tryptophan synthase subunit alpha, producing MNQVATSRVEATIAERNSVAKGALVGYLPAGFPSLQASIDAAVALAENGVDVIELGLPYSDPVMDGPVIQQATQTALAGGFRLRDGFTAVREITARVDVPVLLMTYWNPVLQYGVDRFADDLVAAGGAGLITPDLIPDEGSSWIEASDRTGLDRVFLAAPSSTDARLKQAVETSRGFVYAVSTMGITGARADVDTAARTLVTRLRAAGATSTCVGLGISSAAQVSEVLDYADGAIVGSALVKALAEGGVEHVSEVAAELAAGTRRAK from the coding sequence GTGAACCAGGTCGCAACGAGCAGGGTCGAAGCCACGATCGCCGAGCGCAACTCCGTGGCGAAAGGCGCACTCGTCGGCTATCTCCCGGCAGGATTCCCCAGCCTTCAGGCGAGCATCGACGCGGCGGTCGCTCTTGCTGAGAACGGCGTCGACGTCATCGAGCTCGGGCTGCCGTACTCCGATCCCGTGATGGACGGGCCGGTCATCCAACAGGCCACCCAGACGGCGCTGGCGGGCGGATTCCGCCTGCGCGACGGCTTCACGGCCGTGCGCGAGATCACGGCACGGGTCGACGTGCCCGTCCTGCTGATGACGTACTGGAACCCCGTGCTCCAGTACGGCGTCGATCGCTTCGCCGACGACCTCGTCGCTGCGGGCGGCGCGGGACTCATCACGCCCGACCTCATTCCAGACGAGGGTTCGTCCTGGATCGAAGCGTCCGATCGGACCGGCCTCGACCGGGTGTTCCTCGCCGCGCCCTCGTCGACGGATGCTCGACTGAAGCAGGCCGTCGAGACGAGCCGCGGGTTCGTCTACGCCGTCTCCACCATGGGCATCACCGGCGCGCGTGCCGATGTCGACACGGCCGCACGAACCCTCGTGACCCGGCTCCGCGCGGCCGGCGCGACGAGCACCTGTGTCGGGCTCGGGATCTCGAGCGCGGCTCAGGTGTCAGAAGTCCTCGACTATGCGGATGGCGCGATCGTCGGTTCTGCACTGGTGAAGGCACTGGCCGAGGGCGGCGTCGAGCACGTCAGCGAGGTGGCCGCAGAGCTGGCCGCCGGGACCCGCAGAGCGAAATAG
- the lgt gene encoding prolipoprotein diacylglyceryl transferase — translation MSSLHASIPSPDPAWASFTIGPFTIRTYALCILAGIVLATIWTSRRLTKRGAEPGIVLDVILWAVPLGIIFARAYHVFTHPADYFYPGADLWKTLFIWEGGNAIFGALIGGAVGAYVGCRISGLRFWSFADALAPALLLAQAAGRLGNYFNHELFGLPTNLPWGLEIESSNPAFPAGLPDGTLFQPLFLYEIIWNIIGIVVLLWLERRFRLRWGKLFASYLIWYGVGRSYLESIRIDPSEYSFLGIPFNVWAAFGAVVLGIIIFIVQTRRHPGLEPSVYRQGREWHKPDAEVDSDDTDSDDEDQGDDADETEEPGAAKATSTIGTAS, via the coding sequence TTGAGCAGCTTGCATGCGAGCATTCCGAGTCCGGATCCGGCCTGGGCGTCGTTCACGATCGGCCCGTTCACGATCCGGACGTACGCGTTGTGCATCCTCGCCGGCATCGTCCTGGCGACCATCTGGACGTCGCGCCGTCTGACGAAGCGCGGCGCCGAGCCGGGCATCGTGCTCGACGTGATCCTCTGGGCTGTGCCGCTCGGCATCATCTTCGCCCGTGCCTACCACGTCTTCACGCACCCGGCCGACTACTTCTACCCGGGCGCCGACCTCTGGAAGACACTCTTCATCTGGGAGGGCGGGAACGCCATCTTCGGCGCGCTGATCGGTGGCGCCGTCGGTGCCTACGTCGGCTGCCGCATCTCGGGCCTGCGATTCTGGTCGTTCGCCGACGCCCTCGCCCCCGCGCTTCTGCTCGCGCAGGCGGCCGGCCGCCTCGGAAACTACTTCAACCACGAGCTCTTCGGCCTTCCGACGAACCTTCCATGGGGCCTCGAGATCGAGTCGAGCAATCCGGCCTTCCCCGCCGGCCTGCCCGACGGCACGCTCTTCCAGCCGTTGTTCCTCTACGAGATCATCTGGAACATCATCGGTATCGTCGTCCTGCTGTGGCTCGAGCGTCGTTTCCGGCTCCGCTGGGGCAAGCTCTTCGCCTCGTACCTCATCTGGTACGGCGTGGGCCGCTCGTACCTCGAGTCGATCCGGATCGACCCGAGCGAGTACTCCTTCCTCGGCATCCCGTTCAACGTGTGGGCCGCCTTCGGAGCCGTCGTCCTGGGCATCATCATCTTCATCGTGCAGACGCGTCGCCACCCGGGACTCGAGCCGAGCGTGTACCGACAGGGTCGCGAATGGCACAAGCCCGATGCTGAGGTAGACTCTGACGACACCGATTCGGACGACGAGGATCAGGGCGACGACGCCGATGAGACCGAGGAACCGGGCGCAGCCAAGGCCACAAGCACAATAGGCACCGCGTCGTAA